The segment TGTTGTGTTCCGCTTCATTCCTTCACATTCCAAAAAAGCAGAGAAAAAAGAAGAGTCTGTGGAATATCCGCATCTTCCCTGGTTCCGTCCATCTATAAGGAAGGAACGCTATACGAAGCGGGATGCGTTCTGGATTGTTCTTCTGATGGTGCTCTATGGCATCGTCAGCTTCTGGCAGCTTGGTACGATGGTTTTTCCTTCAACGACTTGGCAGCCGGCTTCCACTCCCGAGACGATTATTTTCGAGCTGACGGAGGGCACCCATTTTGACAGCATCTATTCGATCTATGGTGAAGGTGATAACAATGCGAACCTGTCGTCGCTGCAGATCGGTACCCATAACATCGTGATTGAAGGTTCCAACGATCTCAGTACATGGACCATTCTTGAGACACTCAGCGACGGGTCGATTTATCAGTATCATATCGAGAGCGGTGACTGGGATTACCGCTATATCCGTCTCACGTCCGTTGACGCAAATGATACGCTTACGGAGATCGGCTTCAAGGCCTATGGGGAAGAGAAACTTCTTCCGGTTTCGGTCTATGAGGATCCGGGAAAAGACAGTGCCTACCCTGCAACGCTCTTGATTGATGAGCAGAACAAGGTGGCGCTTGATCCGGACTATCGCTATGAGAGCTATTTCGATGAGGTATATCATCCGCGCAATGCGTGGGAGATCGCAAACCAGGAATTCATGTATGCGACGGTGCATCCGCTGCTGGGAACGAGTCTGATCGCTCTGAGCATTCATTTCCTTGGCATGAACCCGTTTGCATGGCGTCTTCCGGGCGTAATTACAGGCATCCTTCTTCTGCCGCTGTTCTATGCGCTGGTAAAGAATACGTTCCATGAACGCCGTTCCGCGGTGATCGGTACCCTGCTGTTAAGTGTAGAGTTCATGCATCTGACGACGTCGCGGATTGCGACGCTGGAGCCGTTCTCAGTGTTCTGGATTCTGGCCATGTTCCTGTTCATGGTCCGCTACTATCAGACAAACTTCTACGATACGCCGTTAACGAAGACGTGGAAGCTGCTGTTCCTTTCCGGCCTTTGCATGGGACTGGGCATTGCGACCAAGTGGACCGCCTGCTACAGCGCCATCGGTCTTGCGATTCTTCTGTTTACGAATCTGATCCGCCGCTGGTATGAGTACCGTCAGGCGGCAAAGGCAAGTCTGAGCGACCGGAATCAATGGAGCCAGGAAGAAAAGAATCTGGCTGATCATATTCTTCAAAGCTGGCGCAGAAGTTTCTGGAAAACGATCGGGATCTGTTTCGTGTTCTTCATCTTCATTCCGGCAGTCATCTACTGGGTTTCCTATATGTGGTGCCCGGTATGGCGCGATGGCTGGAGTATTGCCAATGTCATTTCACAGAACAGCTACATGTACCATTACCACATCAATCTGAAGGCGACGCATCCCTACCAGTCCTACTGGTATCAGTGGATTCTTGATATCCGGCCGATCTGGTACTATGGCCGTCTGTCGCGCAACGGTGTGTATCATTCCATTTCCTGCTTCACCAATCCGGCGATCAGCTGGTTCGGCTTCGTGTGTGTCCCGATCGTGTTCTATGATGCGATCCGCAAGCGTACACCAAGTGCCTGGATCATTTCAATCGGCTATCTGACAGCGCTGCTGCCATGGGTGCTGTTTGTGAACCGCTGCGTCTTCTCCTATCATTTCTATCCGACGAGCTTCTTCATGCTGATGGCGATTGTATATGTAATCCGCAGCCAGCTGAAGAAGAGCCGCAGCAGTTATGCATGGGTGCTGCTGTATCTTGCCGTATGCATCGTTCTCTTCTTCCTCTTCCTGCCGGCAACCGCAGGATTCGGAGCTCCGCAGAGCTATATGAAATTCCTTGAATGGCTGCCTTCCTGGTACTTCGGATGAGGCATGAAAAGCGTTTTCTGATCATCGGATCCCTGATTACAGCGGTCATCTTTACGATGCCCTATCTTGCCAAAGATGCTGTGGGCATCGAGATGGACACCTTCTTTCATCTTGCCCGGATTCAGAGTATGAGTGAAAGCATCAGGGAAGGCAACCTTTATCCCCTGATTTTTCCAGACCAGAACGGAGGCTACGGCTATGGCAGTCCGCTGTTCTACTGCAACCTGTTCCTGTGGCCGTTTGCGCTTCTTCATGTACTGGGACTGCCGCTTTCCTATTGCTGGGTGGCACTGATCCTTTGTTCTTCGTGGCTGACCTGCCGGACGATGGCGGGATTTCTGAATCACATCACAAAGAACCCTGTCGCTTCCCTTCTTGCCGCAGCCGTCTACATTCTTGCCAGTTACCGGATGACGGATGTCTATGTACGGGGCGCGCTTGGCGAAGTGCTTGCGATGGCCTTTCTGCCGGTTCTTTTGCAGGGTATTTATGAAATACTCTTTGAAAAGAACGACTCTATCGCCGCTTTTACGATCGGGCTTTGCGGCCTGGTGTTTTCCCATAATCTGGCTTTCGCCATGGGCGTTGTCCTGTTTCTATTGATCTGCATCATCTTCCATCGCCGCCTGACGGAACGGTCTGTATCCGCATTTGCAAGGGCAGCTGTCCTCGCCTTTCTTTTGAGTGCATGGTTTACTCTGCCAATGCTCGAACAGCTGAAGGCAGATGACTACTATCTCGACTACTATGCATCATCGATGAACCTTGCGTCTTCTGCACTGACGCTGCCTGAGTTTCTGCAGTATGGACTGAAGTTTGGTGTCGGAGGTTACGGGATGGCTTCGGGACAGCAGATGACGCTGAATCCGGGCTATCTGTTAATGGTCCTGCCGCTGCTTAGTCTGCTGCCCATCGGGAAGAAGGCAGGAACGGATTTTTCGTTTCTGCGTTTTTCTTTGATCGCAGGCTATGCAGGGATGTTACTGCCGCTGGAAATTGCCCCTTGGGACCATATGCAGTTTCTCGGCATCCTTCAGTTCCCATGGCGTCTTGAAATGCTGGCCTGTGCATTGCTTGCCATCCCCTGTGCCATCGGAATTGACCGGATTCTCTCCATCCCTCATGAAAGGACAGCATCATTGATTCTGACACTGCTGATCGCCATCGATGGCAGCGTACGTCTTTCCGGCGTCTATTCCCGTGTCTTTACGATTCATTCCTATACTCGGGACAGCTTTCTGATCGACGGAACGATGATTGATCCGTATTACAGTGCAACCTACATGCGCACACAGCTTGCGGGCGGCGATTATCTGCCGATCTCCTCCGTGGATTTTAGAAGCTATGTTCCCGAAGCCACCCTTGAAAAAACGGCAGAAGGAAAACAGTTTGAAATAACCTCCGCAGATGCCGGAACCTTGACCATTGTGCCCATCACCTGGTACAAAGGCTATCGCGTTTATTATCTTGACGGGGATCAACGCAGCGAAGTTCCTGTTTCTGAGATTCAGGGCATGATCGCCGCCAGAACCGACAAGCCCGGTACCTATCTTGTGGTTTATCAGGGCACTCTGCTGCAGAAAGTATCTTTTGGCATCAGCGTTGCAGCATTCATCTATAGCCTCGTTCAAGCGGTAATGAAAAAAAAGAAAAGCCGGCGGATATCCACCGGCGAAGGAACAGCAGGTATTACTGGTTGAGCTGGCAGCTGTAGCCTTCACAGCCCCGCTTCCACAGTCCGTCTTCCGTCATACGGGCCTGCACAGAACGGATCAGAGGATCGCTGCCGGCCGAATCATTGTCGAGAAACACGACCTGCAGACCGTTCTGAGGATTATCCAGTGCATCATCGTTCAGCATAATCTGAAGTGATTCGAAGTCAATCGACCAACCAAGGTAATTCGCCGAAAACGGCTGCGGGGATGACTGCACCACATTGCCGTGATCAACAATTGCAAACAGGCTTGCCGTACGTGAAAAATCCAGCCCCAGCTTAGTAAACAGCCACTCCTCATCTTCCGGAAGGGAGGACAGAGAGCTGGCGTTATAGCGCACCAGTGTAATCACCGGATAGCGCTCCGCATACTCCAGCATCCGGTTCACATCCGGATTGTCTTCCGAAAACAAAACCTTCTCCGTCTTGTCCACAAGACGACTGAGCCGCTCTTCCAGAAGCGAATTGGACTTATGATTCTCTACCAGATCCGCTGTCTGTTCCACGATGGCATTCGTCATAATCTCGGCGCCCCAGGTATTGGAAATATAGCGTGAACCATCGAGATTGATCTGATAGCCTGTGGATTCCGCCAGCGTATTGCAGTCGATGAACGTCAGATGCCTGCGCAGAATATAGTCACTGATCGCACTCAGCCAGTTGGAGTCATTCTCTGTCTGATCATAGGGAGGATTGACAAAAACCGGCGTAATCTGATTCTGCTCGCACAGCCCCTGAATTTCAAGAATAAAACCGGTCTGCGAACTGCTCAGGGTCGGCATCGTTTCAAGCGAATACGTATTGATTTCCTTGGGATCAAAGCTGCCGGGATCACGGAAGATATAACCCATATCCTCACCGTAATCCTGATAGGTCACCGAATGATCGCCGACAACACAGGCACTGGTCTGCTGCAGCATCGGCGTCACATCAATCAGCACCACCGACGGATGCTGGGTGCGCAACGCCTCCTCCAGTACCAGATACGTTTCCGCCATCGTCTCACAGTCCGCATGC is part of the Galactobacillus timonensis genome and harbors:
- a CDS encoding phospholipid carrier-dependent glycosyltransferase, with the protein product MDSFSYTYLKDSELLKLLLVLAGAAVAVFVVFRFIPSHSKKAEKKEESVEYPHLPWFRPSIRKERYTKRDAFWIVLLMVLYGIVSFWQLGTMVFPSTTWQPASTPETIIFELTEGTHFDSIYSIYGEGDNNANLSSLQIGTHNIVIEGSNDLSTWTILETLSDGSIYQYHIESGDWDYRYIRLTSVDANDTLTEIGFKAYGEEKLLPVSVYEDPGKDSAYPATLLIDEQNKVALDPDYRYESYFDEVYHPRNAWEIANQEFMYATVHPLLGTSLIALSIHFLGMNPFAWRLPGVITGILLLPLFYALVKNTFHERRSAVIGTLLLSVEFMHLTTSRIATLEPFSVFWILAMFLFMVRYYQTNFYDTPLTKTWKLLFLSGLCMGLGIATKWTACYSAIGLAILLFTNLIRRWYEYRQAAKASLSDRNQWSQEEKNLADHILQSWRRSFWKTIGICFVFFIFIPAVIYWVSYMWCPVWRDGWSIANVISQNSYMYHYHINLKATHPYQSYWYQWILDIRPIWYYGRLSRNGVYHSISCFTNPAISWFGFVCVPIVFYDAIRKRTPSAWIISIGYLTALLPWVLFVNRCVFSYHFYPTSFFMLMAIVYVIRSQLKKSRSSYAWVLLYLAVCIVLFFLFLPATAGFGAPQSYMKFLEWLPSWYFG